Proteins from a single region of Electrophorus electricus isolate fEleEle1 chromosome 5, fEleEle1.pri, whole genome shotgun sequence:
- the LOC113568909 gene encoding CD209 antigen-like protein C → MEEDNKYVDPESIYTNIDDYKNQPRVHERSCQDTKLQKRGYEAASEGRQACSGNPAAVCLGLLCVLLLAVIIGLGIKHDSGRDQLQRGYDNMTKERDRLLDINNNLTLERDQLQSSYDNLTMERDAIQQKLERCFKGWKKFGSSYYYFSNGRKNWAESRQYCREMGADLVIINSREEQEFIKEANIYTWIGLSDAQTEGNWKWVDGSRLTTVYWRKGEPNDAHKDEDCAVYLNEVVSLNTWNDIPCSYEAGWICEL, encoded by the exons ATGGAGGAGGATAACAAATATGTAGACCCTGAGAGCATCTATACAAACATAGATGACTACAAGAACCAGCCAAGAGTGCATGAGAGATCCTGCCAGGACACTAAATTACAGAAACGAG GCTATGAGGCTGCATCTGAGGGGAGGCAGGCATGCTCTGGAAACccagctgcagtgtgtttggggctgctgtgtgttctcctaCTGGCTGTTATCATCGGCCTGGGAATAAAACACGATTCAGGCAGAGACCAGTTACAGAGAGGCTATGACAACATGACTAAGGAGAGAGACCGACTACTGGACATTAACAATAATTTGACTTTAGAGAGAGACCAATTACAGAGCAGTTATGATAACCTCACTATGGAAAGAGATGCAATTCAGCAAAAACTGG aGAGGTGTTTTAAAGGTTGGAAGAAATTTGGAAGCAGCTATTACTACTTTTCTAATGGGAGAAAGAACTGGGCTGAGAGCAGGCAGTACTGTAGAGAGATGGGAGCAGATCTGGTGATCATAAatagcagagaggagcag GAGTTCATTAAAGAGGCAAACATATATACCTGGATTGGTCTCAGTGATGCACAAACAGAGGGGAACTGGAAGTGGGTGGATGGGTCACGACTAACCACTGT ATACTGGAGGAAAGGAGAACCCAATGATGCTCATAAAGATGAAGACTGTGCTGTTTATCTCAATGAAGTTGTCTCTCTAAATACGTGGAATGACATCCCCTGCTCATACGAGGCAGGCTGGATCTGTGAACTATAG